The genome window AACGTTAAAGTATCACCAAGTTTAGTGAATGAAGAGTAATAAGGTGGTATAATGTTTGATCCCATACACAAGGGGCAAAGATGTTTCACTCCATTTTATGAAATTTCGTTTTTGAACGTGGAAACCATACCTTGAATATTCCGGAGGACATGAAATACAATTTGCCCTATCAATCATAAGATATGATTAGCAGTACTAGATCCCAtcttaagaaattaaaacaaaaaaaaaagggtattgATATTGTGTTTGTTAAAACTTGCTTATCCTTTTCTTCATGGTGCAGTTTCCAAATTAAGCATGTGCCCATAGCATACTTTCTTGTTTACTTGAGGTTAACAATTGTTTCTTTAACAGGTGAAGTTTAAATGGTGGAAACTGAGGCAAAGTACAGAAAGTTAAACAAGCTCCTAAAAGTTATTTATTAAACCAATAAACTATCCCTGACTGATTTATACCTTCAGTAAAACAGCATCTGCTGGAGGAATGGCTTCAAACATGTCACCTCCAACATAGGCCAAGTTCTTACTACTTTCCAAGCCATCAACAACATGAGGAAGATCAAGCACAGAGCATTTCAGATGAGGAAAAGCATCAGCAATAGCCTTAGCCACAGTTCCAGTTCCACCTCCAACATCAATCAATGAATTCAGCCCCATAAAAACATCCTTACAATTCTTGATAACCATGGTACTAACCAACCGGGCATCACTAGCCATGCCTTCATTGAAAAACAGGTTTAGCTGCGGTTGGCGACCTGCAAGCTCCCAAAATGACGTCCCATGACAGGTATGAAATGGGGTTTCTTCATTGTTTTGAAACCACTGGCTAAAATTGCGCCATGGATCAGTCAAGATTGGATCAAGCATGGCAAGTAGAAACGGTGTCACGCTAAAAGGGTCATTTGCTAGTAGAAGTTTCGAAGCAGAAGTGAGTGCATACCCCTCTTGGCCTTCATTATCGGGAATCTTTGCTTTGATGAAGAATCCCGAGTGGATTAAAATCCGCATTAGACGATAAACAAAAGGGGCTTTTGCATTGTTGATGGGAAGAGCATCGATCAATTGAGCAAGGGCCATTGGCTGGCCATGCTTGTGAATAATGTCTGGAATGCCTAATTGAATTGCACATTTGAGGGACATGGAATTTATGAAGTTGAATATATGGTTCCATATGTGAGCTTGAGCTTGGAAAAGCTCACCAGTATGGTCACCATTTCTAGccaaatccattttttttttgagattctaGGATTGTTTCTTTTTGGTCGTGTGAATTGCTAGTCGATCTGGCTCGCAATTTATAGGCAGGGTATGGGATTCATATGAACCATGTTGCAGTAATTTTTTCTATCATACTGACAACGACCTATTAAAACAATGAATAAACAATCAACCTCGACGACCAATAGCGCTTGTGGGCAGCCAAGCTAATTGTTTTccagtttccttttcttttaactACCAAAGCACATGCTAGTATTTAATTAGCAACTCCATCTCCTAATTTGTACAATCAGGATCCAGGCCTCATATGTTGAGTTTTGCCGAATTCAAATCGATTTGTGTAATTCTTTTTACATTTAACATAAATTTGTATTGTTTTGGTGTAATCATGAATATTATACCAACTTACTCATAcaagttaacaaattcatatTCATATTTAAATTGtacaaatttatataaaaaaattactataaaaTTTATATCAATCAGTTTTTTCTAGATAGAACTCAACTTGTAAGGCTCCATTTTCATGCGGCTACAAAGCGTATctaaacttactcaaaattagGGGGGAAATTATAACAAGCAAGTGTACACTTTCTTCGTGTCTACATCCTCTGTACCCATATGTGTACTCTTTTACTTCTACCAGGATCCTGAGCACAAAGAAGAGGTACTTCTATAAACTTATTGTGAATATGGCATTTGAGCATTATAGTAATCTATCAGGTGTCTACAAGTGCACATGTTGATACTGAACAATTTCTGCCACATACAATTTTGGTATGAACCATTAATCAATTTCATATCCAGTAAAAGAACCAGTTAGATAGTAGATattgacaaaaagaaaaaagaaaaatcaatgtCAATCTTGGTACAGCCAAATGATAGGTTGTTGGGAGTAGATGAAGGAAGACCAAGCGTCAACAGCTACCATTTTATATGATGTTCGATCGGATTACCGAAGCAGTAAATCTCTGACATTTTGACAAAAAGTTCATAAATTACAAGATTTGGTTCTTTATGTCGAGGCATATTAGATCGTTACAAAACCACACAATGCACGAGGCTGATGGGGCTTCTTGATTTGGTAGGTAAAACAGTGgcaattgataggttgcaatttatctatttattttattattaatttttcttattatctgacttgatgtggattaattgctggattctacttaattttcttaatttgtgtatatttcagggagtagaacaaaaatatgATAGCAGATGCCAATTTAACAGGAAAAGAGTTCAGATGATAAAGCTTGTCTCAGGaacatttttgaaaaagaagatgTCACGCCCACTTTGATAATTTCCGCAAAGAAATGACGGACGAAGGGCTTCTTCCTCCTGGTGAGCTGCCGCAataaagagaaggaaaagagaaTCAGATGGACGGCTGGCTTGATGCTGAGTCTTTCGTCTTTAGCTTAGGAACAAAAGGGTTAGCAGTAGCTTTGGGGAGCCGCAGTTGTTGACTTGTTAACAAAAGGAAGATGATTTCTTCCTTAGCCTCTCTCACGCATGGCACAGGAGGACTACCTTGCTTTTCTTAGTTTTCCGTACGAGAGATTAGCTTAgaactttgacttttctttcctGGGAGTTTCTcaatagtttcttttcctccttgtGTGTCAGACGAAGGGAAATCTATGAATTACTTTTTGTAGCTTTATTATTTACCCAATATTTGGACGAGTGGAATTTTCAATTTGCAAAGGATGATGACCGCtgctttctcttcaatttcctGTGGGTTTAATTCATCAATTATGAACTAATTTTTcaattctagtcaaggagcaATGAAGGCTCTGGTtcacctaaaaattgtgagatcgatctaatttattcttttccttttatttattagtattcgcatattccttaTTTGCAATGCTTgtgattgtttaattaattgattgtcttggatccagataattagttgattgggtaatctattgtcaattgggacgttaaatccgcaattgtttaattgtctcaaaatagtgataactggcatgattgggtttgtgtcaggggaatacgcgggttaatctaaaataaccctggtagtgcgttatttggttagaatagggctcctctaatacgtaaggcaattggggaattaaatcttacgagCGTACCTGGGATTGTTTTCCAATTAGAgaagtgattaacgggcgtaccttgatcaccgacacagtaaggaggggttgactgtcatcgcttgtttggcagttataacctatttatcaGTGAATAATTGGAGTTGCCTTTGTTTCAATGATCAactaggtgaaccattgctaaagttattccttggctagatctttaattaatattaccttgattttagtaaattgcaatttgatttttagttgcctactttattttatttttaattgtttccttgttttaattgatttaggcctttaattattgttatcCTAAGTTCAGTGAATTGTggtttaatttctagttagttgtttatttttattttcttatttgaatttatttaattatcgtcgttcctacaaaatcacccccctgtgttactttggatttcttaagaaacaaatatacccagtctctgtggatacgaccctacttgccctatctacaaattcataattatttgtgaaaagaaataaccattccattcgggtatatcggatcaagcaaactcttcgggaacagggtgaatcaagtaacccattgcacacctaaagtccctgctccagtacttggaattgggttttggtcattttaactggtaattaggtttaattttattattgcacaggcttcgacaacctgtcagcAATGATTGATTCACACTCTGTGCAATGTTGGCAAGATGGCATGGAAATGCATAAAAACTTTACATTGATATGTCATTATCAAGAAAATTTAGATTTCACAGTGATCTATCGCAATGGTTAAgaatctttcttcctttcttttttctctccctaAAGTTTGGGATCAATTTTTTGatagggcaaattacattttaccccccgTGATTTAGTGCTTTCTTACATAACCCgctatggtttcaaaaactataaataacccccttatagtttagattgaagtgtcaaagttacggaaatagtcattcgtaatggaacttttgaaaatgtcgaaattacccttataaatacatgacacactaaCCGTGTATAGTTTttatgttttaccatataacctctttatggtttaatactttactatataacccccttatgattttcaaaaaatacacataaccccccctTGATTAATAagtaattttcaactttacataagagtattttttatattttaggtaACTCCGTTATGAATGATCATTTCTGTcactttgatactttaatccaaaccataagagggttatgtatagcttttaaaAGCATAGGgagattatgtaaaaaaatactaaatcacAAGGGGTTAAATTGGAGTTTGCCCTTCTTGATATCAATGGAACTTTAAGCAATTTCTATCTTCCTGCTATGAGCGATTTAGAAATTTTCATGAATTTGAATTATCAGTACTGGCTATATTAATTAATGCCAAATACTGCTAGACCATAAAGAAAGCTGGAACCCATTTCGTTTAGGAGCTATTCATTTTCTCACAATGCACCCAAAATTTGCTGTTTTAGAATTAgagtattctcttttttttttttgagcaaattccactttacctccTTGTGGTTTAGcgctttttttacataaccccctatAGTTTCAGAAACTATATATAGCTCcctcataatttggattaaagtgttaaaGTGACAGGAATAATCATTCGTAACGGAGTcatctaaaatgtcaaaaataccctta of Coffea arabica cultivar ET-39 chromosome 5c, Coffea Arabica ET-39 HiFi, whole genome shotgun sequence contains these proteins:
- the LOC113690048 gene encoding trans-resveratrol di-O-methyltransferase-like isoform X1, with protein sequence MDLARNGDHTGELFQAQAHIWNHIFNFINSMSLKCAIQLGIPDIIHKHGQPMALAQLIDALPINNAKAPFVYRLMRILIHSGFFIKAKIPDNEGQEGYALTSASKLLLANDPFSVTPFLLAMLDPILTDPWRNFSQWFQNNEETPFHTCHGTSFWELAGRQPQLNLFFNEGMASDARLVSTMVIKNCKDVFMGLNSLIDVGGGTGTVAKAIADAFPHLKCSVLDLPHVVDGLESSKNLAYVGGDMFEAIPPADAVLLKGKLYFMSSGIFKWILHSWSDEECVQILRKCKEAIPSKEKGGKVIIIDMLLKSQQNGDDDAEAIETQLFFDMLMMVVVNGRERNEKDWEKLFCEAGFHGYKITPVLGLRSIIEVYYY
- the LOC113690048 gene encoding trans-resveratrol di-O-methyltransferase-like isoform X2 — its product is MDLARNGDHTGELFQAQAHIWNHIFNFINSMSLKCAIQLGIPDIIHKHGQPMALAQLIDALPINNAKAPFVYRLMRILIHSGFFIKAKIPDNEGQEGYALTSASKLLLANDPFSVTPFLLAMLDPILTDPWRNFSQWFQNNEETPFHTCHGTSFWELAGRQPQLNLFFNEGMASDARLVSTMVIKNCKDVFMGLNSLIDVGGGTGTVAKAIADAFPHLKCSVLDLPHVVDGLESSKNLAYVGGDMFEAIPPADAVLLKWILHSWSDEECVQILRKCKEAIPSKEKGGKVIIIDMLLKSQQNGDDDAEAIETQLFFDMLMMVVVNGRERNEKDWEKLFCEAGFHGYKITPVLGLRSIIEVYYY